The Christiangramia flava JLT2011 genome has a segment encoding these proteins:
- a CDS encoding OmpH family outer membrane protein has translation MKQFRTLFIALALMIGATAFTNAQSKVAHIATQELVQSLPEYKSAMDQLDKLGKTYDAEIKDMLSEAQSTMQRYEAEANTKTDEENQKRATELQAAQKRIQDHSQQARQDLAKKEQDLLRPILEKVRTAIQKVARAKGYDYVLDSTTGTGVLLADGYDLMPDVKKELGVQ, from the coding sequence ATGAAACAATTCAGAACACTTTTTATAGCTTTAGCTTTAATGATCGGTGCTACTGCCTTTACGAACGCACAGTCTAAAGTTGCGCACATTGCTACCCAGGAGCTGGTACAATCATTACCGGAGTATAAAAGCGCGATGGATCAGTTAGACAAGCTTGGAAAAACCTATGATGCCGAGATCAAAGACATGCTGTCTGAAGCTCAAAGCACCATGCAACGTTACGAAGCAGAAGCCAACACGAAGACTGATGAAGAGAACCAAAAGAGAGCTACTGAACTTCAGGCTGCCCAGAAAAGAATTCAGGATCACAGCCAGCAGGCAAGACAGGATCTTGCCAAAAAAGAGCAGGATTTACTAAGACCAATTTTGGAAAAAGTACGTACCGCTATCCAGAAAGTAGCTCGCGCTAAAGGTTACGACTACGTATTAGATTCTACTACCGGAACCGGAGTACTTTTGGCTGATGGTTACGATCTAATGCCTGATGTGAAAAAAGAATTAGGAGTACAATAA
- the murI gene encoding glutamate racemase, whose amino-acid sequence MADSSPIGLFDSGVGGTSIWKEIHELLPHEQTIYLSDSKNAPYGIRPQEEIISLSIKNTEKLLELGCKIIVVACNTATTNAIKILRNSYKVPFIGIEPAIKPAALKSTHKAVGILATRGTLSSELFAKTSELYTKDINVLEVEGKGLVELIENGKKDSPEMTEILTHLLQPMLDAQIDYLVLGCSHYPYLIPQLRKILPKHISIIDSGEAVARQTRAILEKNDLLNMENSIPIPQFYSNKDPKVLSDLIQAEKFAYQVAFLDF is encoded by the coding sequence ATGGCTGATTCCTCCCCAATTGGGTTATTTGATTCTGGTGTTGGTGGCACCTCTATCTGGAAAGAGATTCATGAGCTGCTGCCTCATGAACAAACCATCTATCTTTCCGACAGTAAAAATGCGCCCTACGGCATCAGGCCGCAGGAAGAAATCATCAGTCTGTCCATAAAAAATACGGAAAAGCTCCTGGAACTCGGCTGTAAGATCATCGTGGTTGCCTGCAACACTGCCACCACAAATGCTATTAAGATCCTTAGAAACAGCTACAAAGTGCCATTTATCGGTATCGAGCCGGCCATTAAACCCGCCGCCCTTAAAAGCACTCACAAGGCCGTGGGAATTCTTGCCACCCGGGGCACCCTGAGCAGCGAATTGTTTGCTAAAACTTCGGAATTATATACCAAAGACATTAACGTGCTCGAAGTGGAAGGAAAGGGCCTGGTTGAACTCATTGAAAATGGGAAAAAGGATAGTCCTGAAATGACTGAAATCTTAACCCATTTACTTCAGCCCATGCTGGATGCACAAATAGATTACCTGGTTTTAGGCTGCAGCCACTACCCTTACCTTATTCCGCAGTTGCGTAAAATCCTTCCGAAGCATATCAGCATTATCGATTCTGGGGAAGCGGTAGCCAGGCAAACCCGTGCGATACTGGAGAAAAATGATTTGCTGAATATGGAAAATTCCATACCCATCCCCCAGTTCTACTCCAATAAAGATCCTAAAGTTCTTTCTGATTTGATACAGGCAGAAAAATTTGCCTACCAGGTAGCCTTTCTCGATTTCTAA
- a CDS encoding NifU family protein — protein sequence MEEYSIKIVPTATPGIVKFEANKFLTQHESFEFKNIDEAQASPLAQQLFYLPFVKTVYIAQNFVAIEKYNIVEWPDVQNEVAEQISNYLNKGGEVIKQVEQKTGNIPVTVYAESTPNPGVMKFVANKKLVINAAEFKNIDEAQTSPLAVKLFHFPFVKEIFIDQNYISIQKYDMADWNDITMELREFIRNYIQEGNEVITAETDNASKEEAVAKQAEEQANSFDNLDATSKEIVAILDEYIKPAVASDGGNILFDSYNAESKTVKVILQGACSGCPSSTMTLKNGIETMLRDMLANRVERVEAING from the coding sequence ATGGAAGAATATTCTATAAAAATAGTTCCCACAGCAACACCGGGAATCGTCAAATTTGAAGCCAACAAATTTTTAACTCAGCATGAAAGTTTTGAGTTCAAAAATATTGATGAGGCGCAGGCCTCTCCCCTGGCTCAGCAATTATTCTACCTTCCATTCGTGAAGACGGTTTATATCGCTCAGAACTTTGTAGCGATCGAGAAATACAATATCGTAGAATGGCCAGATGTACAGAATGAAGTAGCCGAACAGATCTCTAATTACCTAAACAAAGGTGGGGAAGTGATCAAACAGGTTGAACAGAAGACCGGCAACATCCCGGTTACTGTTTATGCGGAAAGCACGCCAAATCCAGGGGTTATGAAGTTTGTGGCCAACAAAAAGCTGGTGATCAACGCCGCTGAATTCAAAAATATCGATGAGGCACAAACCTCACCTCTTGCTGTAAAATTGTTCCATTTCCCTTTCGTAAAAGAGATTTTTATCGATCAGAATTATATTTCCATCCAGAAATATGATATGGCCGATTGGAATGATATTACCATGGAATTGCGTGAATTCATCCGGAATTATATCCAGGAAGGGAATGAGGTGATCACTGCCGAAACTGACAATGCGAGCAAGGAAGAAGCCGTGGCCAAACAAGCCGAAGAACAGGCAAACTCTTTTGACAATCTTGACGCAACTTCTAAAGAGATCGTCGCCATCCTCGATGAGTATATCAAGCCGGCAGTAGCCAGTGACGGAGGAAATATTTTATTCGATAGTTACAATGCGGAAAGTAAAACCGTAAAAGTGATCCTGCAAGGTGCCTGTAGCGGCTGTCCATCGTCCACTATGACCCTGAAGAATGGTATTGAAACCATGCTTCGTGATATGCTGGCCAATCGCGTGGAACGCGTGGAGGCGATAAATGGGTAA
- a CDS encoding OmpH family outer membrane protein, whose amino-acid sequence MNKNIFKILIILLSVSALHAQKSIRVGYIDMEYILENVPEYQEAQNQLDNRVQDWKKEAEQKLQKVTDMRQKLDNERALLTAELIEDREEEISYMEQQARDYQQKRFGPNGDYIIQKKQLVRPVQDQVFAAVQEIAKLRNFDFIFDRTSEIGMIYADQQYDVSDLVLRTIKRTANRKQLEGKEEIQEMEKKEELSIEQEEQLTEREQMIEQRKKERDSLAAARKKEYDSIRSAKQAEFEARRKRILEERQRKRDSIVQARQQKNDTIN is encoded by the coding sequence ATGAATAAAAATATATTTAAAATATTGATTATCCTTCTCAGCGTAAGCGCCTTACACGCACAAAAGTCTATTCGCGTGGGATATATTGATATGGAATATATTTTGGAAAATGTGCCGGAATATCAGGAAGCACAGAATCAGCTTGATAATCGCGTACAGGATTGGAAAAAAGAAGCCGAACAAAAATTACAGAAGGTCACAGACATGCGCCAGAAACTGGATAATGAACGTGCCCTGCTCACCGCTGAACTGATTGAGGATCGAGAGGAAGAGATTTCTTATATGGAGCAACAGGCGAGAGATTACCAGCAAAAAAGATTCGGCCCCAATGGAGATTATATTATTCAGAAGAAACAACTGGTAAGACCGGTGCAGGACCAGGTATTTGCCGCGGTGCAGGAAATAGCCAAATTGAGAAATTTTGATTTTATTTTTGACCGCACTTCAGAAATTGGAATGATATATGCAGACCAACAATACGATGTAAGCGATCTTGTACTGAGAACGATTAAGCGTACCGCTAATCGCAAGCAACTGGAAGGAAAAGAGGAGATCCAGGAGATGGAGAAGAAAGAAGAACTCAGCATCGAGCAGGAAGAACAGCTTACGGAAAGAGAGCAAATGATCGAGCAGCGCAAGAAGGAAAGAGATTCGCTTGCAGCTGCCAGAAAAAAAGAATACGACTCCATTCGATCTGCAAAACAGGCAGAATTCGAGGCGAGAAGAAAAAGAATACTGGAAGAAAGACAGAGAAAAAGGGACTCTATCGTTCAGGCCAGGCAACAGAAGAATGATACGATAAATTAA
- a CDS encoding PorP/SprF family type IX secretion system membrane protein: MITTCAGLNSVSAQEVIPTYSDYLTDNLYLIHPSMAGASNYDQIRLTGRTQWFDVQDAPNLQTLAANFRLGDKIGVGGILFRDENGNYSKLGAYGTFAYHLMFSRSNADLNQLSFGLSLGVIQHRLDQSGFTGFDPALGNNSTDIFANMDLGMSYFYRDFYFHLAAKNLLSVNRELFYSDAVPSNMRKYLVSAGYVLDLNPNDEWSFEPSILFQVREATEEMAIDGNIKAYYELENSTLWGGLSYRNSFEGAEYTTDGQEVKSQQLRYLTPFVGIGWNKFIFGYTFSYQINSVVLSKSGFHQITLGYNLGQSRQRYDCHCPAVNN; this comes from the coding sequence ATGATCACGACCTGTGCGGGACTGAATTCGGTTTCCGCCCAGGAAGTCATTCCAACCTATTCCGATTATCTTACTGATAACCTATACCTCATACATCCTTCCATGGCTGGCGCTTCCAATTACGACCAGATTCGCCTTACCGGGAGGACGCAGTGGTTCGACGTGCAGGATGCGCCCAACTTACAAACGCTTGCGGCGAATTTCAGATTGGGAGATAAAATTGGTGTTGGGGGAATTTTATTTCGGGATGAGAACGGAAATTATTCCAAACTGGGTGCGTATGGCACCTTTGCTTACCACCTGATGTTTTCCCGTAGCAATGCAGATCTCAATCAATTATCCTTTGGTCTCAGCCTGGGAGTTATCCAGCACCGACTCGATCAAAGCGGGTTTACTGGTTTTGATCCCGCACTAGGAAATAATTCTACCGATATTTTTGCCAATATGGACCTCGGAATGTCTTATTTCTATCGGGATTTTTACTTTCACCTGGCAGCTAAGAATTTACTGTCCGTTAACCGGGAACTGTTTTATTCTGATGCTGTGCCCAGCAATATGCGAAAATACCTGGTTTCTGCCGGGTATGTTCTGGACCTGAATCCCAACGATGAATGGAGCTTCGAGCCTTCGATATTGTTCCAGGTGCGGGAAGCTACTGAAGAAATGGCGATAGACGGAAACATCAAAGCCTATTACGAACTTGAAAATTCCACCCTTTGGGGTGGTTTAAGCTATCGCAACAGCTTCGAAGGCGCCGAATATACCACAGATGGGCAGGAGGTAAAATCTCAACAACTACGATACCTTACGCCATTTGTGGGGATAGGCTGGAACAAGTTTATTTTTGGATATACCTTCAGTTACCAGATCAATTCAGTAGTGTTGAGCAAAAGCGGCTTTCACCAGATCACGCTGGGTTACAATCTAGGGCAAAGCAGGCAGCGATATGATTGTCATTGCCCGGCGGTAAATAATTAG